Below is a genomic region from Cognatiyoonia koreensis.
AGGATCGATGGAGTTGTCATAGGAAATCACGGCAATCTTCGCGCGTGAACCGGGATCACGTGCAACGGCTTTGATTTCGATGATCCCTTCGTATATTTCAGGCACTTCCATCTTGAAAAGCTCTGCCATGAATTCCGGTGCCGTGCGCGACAGGAAGATCTGGGGCCCACGCTGCTCGCGGCGAACTTCTTTGATGTAGCAACGGATACGATCGTTTGGGCGATAGGCCTCGCGACCGATCTTTTCGTTGCGGCGCAGGATTGCCTCTCCGGCACCGACATCGACGATGACGTTGCCGTATTCTTCGCGTTTGACCTGTGCGTTGATGATCGTACCGGCGCGATCCTTGAATTCTTCGTACTGCTTGTCACGCTCTGCTTCGCGAACCTTCTGGAGGATAACCTGCTTTGCAGATTGGGCGGCAATCCGGCCAAGTTCGACAGGTGGCACTTCTTCGACATAAGTGTCACCGATCTGCGGATCATCAAGATACTGCTTGGCCTGCTCGATGGTCATTTCCGCCTGATAGTTCTCAAGCTCTTCTTCATCGACGACTGTGCGCACGCGCGTAAATGTGGCGCGACCTGTCTTGCGATCGATCGACACGCGAATATCCATTTCCGCGCCGTAACGGGATTTGGCAGCACGGGCGAGCGATTCTTCCATCGCTTCGACAACAAGACCAGCTTCAATGTTCTTTTCGCGGGCAACAGCTTCGGCTGTCTGCAAAAGCTCAAGCTGGTTGGCAGAGGTAATCGCCATCAGTTCTTCTCCTTTTTCGCCTTGCTGGGGCGCTTTTTCGATTTGCCTGTTTTGGCAGGGGCAACGTTTTCGTCACTGTCGATGATCGTTTCGATCTCATCGAACTGGGATTCATCAATCTGGCCGGCGTCCTTGCGGCCCTTCAATACATCGCGGATCAGCTCGTCTGTCAGGATCAGCTTTGCATCGGTCAACCATTCGAACTTGAGGCCGATTGTACCTTCTTCGATCTCGATCAGCACTTCGTCGCCATCCACACCAGCTAGTTGGCCTTTGAAACGACGGCGGCCATCAATAAGTTGTTCAGTTTCAATCTTGGCTTCAAACCCTTCCCACTGCGCAAAGTCTTTCAGACGGGTCAGGGGTCGGTCGATACCGGGAGAGGAAACCTCGAGGTTATAAGCATCAAGAATGGGGTCTTCGACATCGAGCACTGCACTTACCGCGGTCGAGATCTGGCCGCATTCATCGACTTCAATCGTACCATCCGGTTTTTGCGCCATGATCTGAAGGATCGTATCCTTGCCTGACATCAACCGGATCCGCACGACTTCGAAACCCATGTCTTCGATGACCGGGGTGATGATTTCGGCGATGCGGCGATCAATGGCCGCTTTGGCGATCATGTCGTTCATATCAAGTCCAAGCACAAAAAAACGGGCGCGCGGCCCGTTGCGATTTCGGTGGTGCAGGGGGTGGAAGCCTGCGCCGCTGTGACGTCTACATACGCATCAGGAACTGAGTCTGCAAGGGGCAGTGTCCGCCAGCGTCAGACTTGGGCTTATTCGCCCATCGCCTCTTCCAATACCATCTCCCCCCGCTTCAGCGTCGTTACGCGTTCAGCACTAGGTGCAAAGAACGCGCGCAATACAGCTAGGCTCTTGAGTGGCTCCGCATCACCGCACATGAATATATCGACGGCTGCATAGCCATGTTCGGGCCATGTGTGGATCGAAATATGGGACTCTGCGAGCAGCGCGACACCGGTGTAGCCATGCCGCATTCCGAAATCATGGAGTTTCACATCAAGAACAACCGCACCTGCGGCCCTTGCGGCATCTCGCAAGACCGACGCAGTTTCAGCGCTCTCCGTCAAATGCGTTGCTCCGTGGAATTCAACGATCACGTGCTGGCCCAAGGGGCCGGGTGTCAGGTTGGTCTTGGATTGAACGTTCATATCGGGCCGGCAAATCCTTTACGGCTTCAAACTGTCTTATTTGGTCAGCGAGTGAAACGGATTTCCGACGCCGAGAAGCGAGGGAGACGCAACCTGTGACATATGCCACAAAAAAAGCGCCCCGCCTGACGGTGGGACGCTTCGAATTCACTGGACCTTTTCAGTGCCTATGCGACGGACCAACGTTCTGCCATACGAGCGTTGTCCATCTGCCAGAGATTTCCGACCGTGTCTGGAGACATGATTCGGTTGTTCACAGCCTGTACGTAATTGGCGAACATCGGTATCAAAACGCCGCCTTCGTCACGCAGGATCTGCTGCATTTCACCATACTGCTCGCGACGTTTGTCGCTATCCAGCTCGGCACGGGCTGCATAAAGCAGTTCCTGGAAACGTGCATTGTCCCACTGACTGTCATTCCAAGGCACACCTGCCTCATAGGCCGTCGAGAACATCCAGTCTTCTGTCGCACGACCGGACCAATAGCACGCGCAGAACGGCTTTTGGAGCCAGACGTTCGACCAATAGCCGTCAGCTGGTTCCTGGATCACGTTCAGATTGATGCCGCCTGCAGAAGCAGACGCCTGATAGAGCTGTGCTGCATCGACCGCACCTTCAAATGCGGCATTGGACGCCGACAGATTGATGTCGAGGCTATCGAGGCCCGCTTCCTTGAGGTGGAACTTTGCTTTGTCCGGATCATAAGCAAGTTGCTCCATGTCGCTGGCAAAATACTGGTTTGCAGGACCGATCGGCGTGTCGTTGGCCACTTGTCCATGACCAAACAGGATTTTGTCGACCATTTCCTGGCGGTTGATGCCGTATTTTAGCGCTTTGCGCACGTTCACGTCGTTGAACGGTGCGGTCTGCGTGTGCATTGGGAAGGTGTAGTGCTGGTTGCCCGTGACTTCCTGAATTCGCAATGCAGGGTTGGCCTTCAAGAGTGCTTCGGTCGCGAAATCAATCCGGTTGATCGTATCAACCTGACCGGTCATCAACGCGTTCATCCGGGCCGTATTATCGTTGATCGCGATATATTCGATTTCGTCGAAGAACCCAGCATCTTCACCTTTGTAATGGCTGTCGACGCGCGAGGCTGTCATGCGCACGCCTGGATCGAATGCGGTCACCTGATAGAGACCCGTACCAATGCCCTGAGCAATCGCTTCTTCGATCTGTCCGGCTGGATACATCAGGATGTGATAGTCTGACATCAGATAGGGGAAATCAGCATTACCGGCGGCGAGCGTAAACTGGACCTGATGATCGGTGATCTTCTTCATCTCAGCGATATTTTCAACAATCGGCTTGGCAGCAGACTTTGATTCCTCACCAAGGTGCATCTGAAGTGACTCAAGCACATCGTCAGCACCGAAGGCCTTGCCGTTATGGAACGTCACGCCCTGGCGCAGGTTGAAGGTCCAGGTCTTTGCATCGGCAGATGCTTCCCAGCTTTCAGCCAGCTCGCCAACAAGCGAACCGTCTGCTGCAACTTCGGTCAGGCAATCGAAGACTGTACCGTGCGCAGAAGCAATCATGAAGATGTCCGAATGCGTGCGCCCATCCCAGCTGTCGGATGTGTTTGCACCACCCAAACCAGCGGTCAACTTTCCGCCACGCTTTGCTTGCGCGCGCAGTGGCATGCCCGTCAGGCTGAGTACACCTGCAGCGGCACCCGTTTTGAGCAAGCCGCGTCTACTAATTCCATACATATGTCTTCTCCCTAGTTTTCTTTTTCGGACGATACTTCGCCCGCTTCGCCGCCCTTTGGCAGGTGATTCGCGTTACATCTTATCAACAGCAGCGTCGCCGATGTTATCAACTCCGCGTTCTGCGAGCAGATAAGTGAGCCAGTCCGGGTCCATTTCGGGGACCGAGGACAAAAGCAGATCTGTATAGGCGTGATGTGGTGGCGTGAACATGTCGTCTTTCATCCCTTGTTCTACAACGCGCCCATCTTTCATCACCACAACTTCGTCAGCGATCGCTTTCACGGTCGCAAGGTCATGGGTGATAAACATATAGGATAGCGATAGTTGATCCTGCAATCGCGCCAGCAGTCGCAAGATACCCTCGGCGACCAACTGATCGAGTGCAGACGTTACTTCGTCGCAGATGATGAACTTAGGGTCCGCGGCAAGCGCGCGCGCAATACCGATCCGTTGCTTTTGTCCGCCCGAAAGCTCTGAGGGAAGGCGGTCGTAGTACGTCGCCGGGTCTAGTTCGATCTGATCCATCAATTCATCGACGCGACGGCGTTTTTCTTTCCCGCGCAAGCCCAGATAGAACTGAACCGGGCGCGCAATGATATCGCCTACGCAGACACGCGGGTTTAGCGCAGTATCGGCCATCTGATAAATCATCTGCACTTGCCGCAACTGGTCCTTAGACCGTTTGCGATAATCCGCAGGAACAGCTTCACCGTCGAACGCGATGTGCCCCGATGTAGGTGGCAACAGACCTGTGATGCAGCGCGCGGTCGTTGATTTACCTGATCCAGATTCACCTACGACTGCGACAGTCCGACCCGCATGCATATCGAAACTGACATCATGCAGTACAGGGACCTTTCCGTAGGCGGCATCGACATTGCAAACGCTAACCACCGGCACGGCACCTGCGACAACCGGTGTTTTCAATGGTCGCTGGAAACTGCGTACTGCCCAAAGCGATTTTGTATAGTCTTCTTGTGGGTTCTGAAGCATCGAACGAGTATCCGACGTTTCAACCTCGTCGCCCTTTAACAGAACCTTTATGGTGTCGGCCATCTGCGCCACGACAGCGAGGTCATGTGTGATGTAAATCGCTGCGGTATCATATTCTTCGACGATCTGGCGGATCGCGGCAAGAACTTCGATCTGGGTCGTGACATCAAGCGCAGTGGTTGGTTCGTCGAAGATAATCAGATCAGGCCGGCAGGACATGGCCATAGCCGTCATCGCTCGCTGCAACTGTCCACCTGATACCTGATGCGGATAGCGGAACCCGATTTGGTCGGGATCGGGCAAACGCAATTTGCGATAAAGCTCTTGCCCGTCTGCCATACTCTCTGCCTTTGACATGACGCCGTGCTGCACCGGACCTTCGATATGCTGGTCGATGATCTTATGCGCGGGATTGAAGCTGGCGGCGGCAGACTGCGCAACGTATGCAATCCGCTTACCCAACAAGTCGCGTTTTACTGCTGCGGAAGCTGTCAAAAGATCGATACCGTCGAAGAAGACAGACCCCTTCGAGATACGTACACCGTCACGGGTGTAACCCATTGCCGCCAGACCCAGCGTTGATTTGCCAGCACCGGACTCACCGATTAGGCCCAACACCTCACCACGTTTGAGGTCAAGATCCACTCCATTGATGATCGGGTTCCAGTTTTCATCAGATCGGCCTTCGAGCCAAATATCTCGGATTTTAACAAGCTGATCGGTCATTCTTTCAGCCCCGATGATTTATGCAGCATCCAGTCCACGACGAAGTTAACCGCAATGGTCAGCAAAGCAATGGCCCCCGCCGCCAAGAGCGGCGGAGTGGCACCAAGCGGTGCGAAGGTTGCAAATGAAATCAACGACGCACTGTCGCGTACCATTGTGCCCCAGTCGGCCAACGGTGGCTGAATACCGACACCCAAAAAGGACAGTGCGGCGATGGTCAGAAATACAAAGCAGAACCGCAGGCCGAATTCGGCAAGCAATGGTGCGGTGGCATTTGGCAGGATTTCTTTGAAGACGAGATATCCAAGCCCCTCACCACGTAGTTTGGCTGCTTCGATATAGTCCATGACGACGATGTTTTGACCGACCGCACGGGCCAAACGATAGACGCGCGTACTGTCGATCACAGCGATGATAATCACCATGAAAACAGTTAATGGAACACCAATCTGCGGAGCCCAAACGCTTGCAATTGTCATGAGCAGCAAGGCGAAGATAAGTGATGGGATCGCCATGAGCACATCGACCGCACGCGAGAGCAGTTGATCAAGCCAACCGCCAAGCGTCGCTGCAAGAAATCCAAGCGTGCCACCAAGGAAAAATGCCAACAACGTCGTCACGAAGGCGATCCCGACAGTATTCTGCGCCCCGTAGATAAGGCGCGAGAGGATATCTCGCCCGATTTTGTCAGTGCCAAGCAAGTAGTCCGGGTTGCCGCCCATCGCCGGATCTCCACCGGCGATGACGTTCGCCGCAACACCCTGAAGAATCTCGTCTTGACCATGGGGTGCAATGGCACCCGCAAAAACGGCCAAAATAATATATACGATGATTATCAGAATGCCGAATGCAGCTGTTAGTGGCATCGTCCGGAACAGCTTTCGCGTCGCCTGCGTTCCGACCTGACGTCCCAGCAGACGAAACACCCAAGCAGCTGCTGCTGACACCAAAAAGAACTGGATCAGAAAACCAAGGAAGAAGAACTTGTTCGCGACGGCTGGATCATCGCTGCGTGATTGCAGGAATGCCCAGACCAGCCAAGACAGCAGCGCAGCACCAAGGACATAACCGAACGCGACGCCAAATGGCATGTCACGGAAACGTGGGGCGTTCGACGTAGCCATTTGACCTGCATAGCGCAGCACCCAAGCCGTGCCTGCCATGAGAAAAAGTGCGCCTGCGAGCCACAATACCGTCATTTCGGATGCCTCAATCTTGGATTGGAC
It encodes:
- the rimP gene encoding ribosome maturation factor RimP, which produces MNDMIAKAAIDRRIAEIITPVIEDMGFEVVRIRLMSGKDTILQIMAQKPDGTIEVDECGQISTAVSAVLDVEDPILDAYNLEVSSPGIDRPLTRLKDFAQWEGFEAKIETEQLIDGRRRFKGQLAGVDGDEVLIEIEEGTIGLKFEWLTDAKLILTDELIRDVLKGRKDAGQIDESQFDEIETIIDSDENVAPAKTGKSKKRPSKAKKEKN
- a CDS encoding ABC transporter ATP-binding protein, whose amino-acid sequence is MTDQLVKIRDIWLEGRSDENWNPIINGVDLDLKRGEVLGLIGESGAGKSTLGLAAMGYTRDGVRISKGSVFFDGIDLLTASAAVKRDLLGKRIAYVAQSAAASFNPAHKIIDQHIEGPVQHGVMSKAESMADGQELYRKLRLPDPDQIGFRYPHQVSGGQLQRAMTAMAMSCRPDLIIFDEPTTALDVTTQIEVLAAIRQIVEEYDTAAIYITHDLAVVAQMADTIKVLLKGDEVETSDTRSMLQNPQEDYTKSLWAVRSFQRPLKTPVVAGAVPVVSVCNVDAAYGKVPVLHDVSFDMHAGRTVAVVGESGSGKSTTARCITGLLPPTSGHIAFDGEAVPADYRKRSKDQLRQVQMIYQMADTALNPRVCVGDIIARPVQFYLGLRGKEKRRRVDELMDQIELDPATYYDRLPSELSGGQKQRIGIARALAADPKFIICDEVTSALDQLVAEGILRLLARLQDQLSLSYMFITHDLATVKAIADEVVVMKDGRVVEQGMKDDMFTPPHHAYTDLLLSSVPEMDPDWLTYLLAERGVDNIGDAAVDKM
- the speD gene encoding adenosylmethionine decarboxylase, which encodes MNVQSKTNLTPGPLGQHVIVEFHGATHLTESAETASVLRDAARAAGAVVLDVKLHDFGMRHGYTGVALLAESHISIHTWPEHGYAAVDIFMCGDAEPLKSLAVLRAFFAPSAERVTTLKRGEMVLEEAMGE
- a CDS encoding ABC transporter substrate-binding protein yields the protein MYGISRRGLLKTGAAAGVLSLTGMPLRAQAKRGGKLTAGLGGANTSDSWDGRTHSDIFMIASAHGTVFDCLTEVAADGSLVGELAESWEASADAKTWTFNLRQGVTFHNGKAFGADDVLESLQMHLGEESKSAAKPIVENIAEMKKITDHQVQFTLAAGNADFPYLMSDYHILMYPAGQIEEAIAQGIGTGLYQVTAFDPGVRMTASRVDSHYKGEDAGFFDEIEYIAINDNTARMNALMTGQVDTINRIDFATEALLKANPALRIQEVTGNQHYTFPMHTQTAPFNDVNVRKALKYGINRQEMVDKILFGHGQVANDTPIGPANQYFASDMEQLAYDPDKAKFHLKEAGLDSLDINLSASNAAFEGAVDAAQLYQASASAGGINLNVIQEPADGYWSNVWLQKPFCACYWSGRATEDWMFSTAYEAGVPWNDSQWDNARFQELLYAARAELDSDKRREQYGEMQQILRDEGGVLIPMFANYVQAVNNRIMSPDTVGNLWQMDNARMAERWSVA
- a CDS encoding ABC transporter permease; amino-acid sequence: MTVLWLAGALFLMAGTAWVLRYAGQMATSNAPRFRDMPFGVAFGYVLGAALLSWLVWAFLQSRSDDPAVANKFFFLGFLIQFFLVSAAAAWVFRLLGRQVGTQATRKLFRTMPLTAAFGILIIIVYIILAVFAGAIAPHGQDEILQGVAANVIAGGDPAMGGNPDYLLGTDKIGRDILSRLIYGAQNTVGIAFVTTLLAFFLGGTLGFLAATLGGWLDQLLSRAVDVLMAIPSLIFALLLMTIASVWAPQIGVPLTVFMVIIIAVIDSTRVYRLARAVGQNIVVMDYIEAAKLRGEGLGYLVFKEILPNATAPLLAEFGLRFCFVFLTIAALSFLGVGIQPPLADWGTMVRDSASLISFATFAPLGATPPLLAAGAIALLTIAVNFVVDWMLHKSSGLKE